The segment TTCAAAACGCATTCCTAACAATTCCATATACGTTTTTGCAAACTTTAATTCTTCTTCAATTGGTACTAAATCTTTATTTCTTTGTTCTAAAACATATCTGTATACTTTAGATAATTTTGTGGTAAATTTTTCTGCCTGATTTGGGTTTTCACCAATTAAACTCGTTAATACATTTAAACTATTAAACAAAAAATGTGGATCTAATTGATTTTTTAAAGACTCAAATTTTGCTGTTTCTGTTTTAGCGACAATCTCTTGTTTTGTAGTTTCTTTACTTACAGATTTTTTCCATTCTATCATAAACCCTCGGGCATGTAAAAAAGCTGAAATTGCAAAGGTAAATATCATCCAGAATAAATGATTCCATATCATTCGTTCACTAAAAAGCGACTCAAAACTATTTCCAAATATTTTTACATATAAAACATAATGAATAATAAGTATAACAGGCACTGTATAAGAAACCGTAGCAATTATGCCTGCCCAAACTCTAGTATTGGTTTGCGTTACCCAATCCCATTTAGTTGTTAAATAATCATTTAATAAACCTTGTCCTAAACCCAAACTAAAAGAATGCATTGCAGAAATACCTAACGTCATAAAAAATGATTTTATCGTATAATTTCCGTTTATTAAAAAAAAGAAAGCTGCAAAAATTAAAGTCATTTTTACAGTTAGTAAAAGCCCTTTTTTTAATTCTATTAGTGAAAATGTATTTTTTTGAGCGCTCATTTTACCTTTTTAATTTGTGTGCTATTTATTAAAATTTAATATCTAATTTAATACTTTTATTAGTAACTACAAATTTTGCATCCTCATAACTTGGAGGGCCAAAAAAATTCATTTTATTATTAGAAGCGCCATAATCTTCTAAAGGCATTCCATTAGCTTGAAAATCCATTTTATTATTTTCATTTTTATCATGATAACAAATAACTGCATATTCTCCAGCTTTTACGTTTTCAAAAATAACGATACTTTTTCCATCTAAAATTTTAGATTGTTTTGCTTGCAATGGTTCCATTCTAAAATTTTCTTTATTGTATAAAGCAAATCCCACTTTACCCTCATCTGAAGTACTATTTATTACAGTTGCCGTAATTGTTTTGTTTTGTGCCGAGATCGAATTTGTAATAAATAAAATAATTACGGTAATAATTGCTGCTAAAAATTTCATGATTTTTTTTTATTGGTTATTGATGGTACAAAGATGCAACAGAAGGCACATTTTTGAAATTAAAGAATACCGAACTGTATTTTTTTTAGGATGAATTGTAATATTTATATATAATAAGACAATATATAGTAAAGGTTTTTCACCTCTAAGGTTTTATAAATTATCAATAAAGGATTATTTAGAATATATATTGATAAATATTCAACTCAAAATGCAATTTTGTTTAAATTTAATAAAACTTATAAAAAAGCGATACATTTATGTTAATACATTTGAAAAATTATATACTTTCGTACCATGATTACTTCAAGAAGAAATAAATTATGTACTACAATAGGTCCCAGTTTGCGCTTACGCAACCGCCGTCGCTAAGAGTCTACTATAGCAACAACGCCATCTATTACAGTAGTTAACCATTTATTTTTTTATCGTGAATCTTTCTTACAAAACTTACTTACAATCCTCAGTTATTTTAAACAATAGCAATAAAATTGTACGACGTAGGTTTAATTATCGCCCTTTGGGTGCTTAGACTTTTATGAAATTAGGTGAGTCCAATTTCGCATTTAAACAAAGATATTTTCAAATTAACATAACGATTAAAAGACCAATACAATGGAAATTGTAATTGCAAACGAAACACATAGTATTTACGCAGAAATTATTTGCAAAACTATTGAAGTTGCTGCCCAAGATAGAGGAACAGGAATTGCAAAGCGAAAACCAGAATACGTTATTTCTAAAATGGAAAACGGTAATGCTGTTATAGCTTTAGACGATGGTAAATTTGCTGGATTTTGTTACATAGAACAATGGGGACATGGAAAATTTGTTGCCAATTCAGGTTTAATTGTACACCCAGATTATAGAAATATAGGACTTGCAAAACAGATAAAACAAATAGTTTTTAAGCATTCTAGAACTAAATTTCCTGATGCAAAAGTGTTTAGTATCACCACTGGTTTGGCTGTAATGAAACTGAATAGCGATTTAGGCTATAAGCCTGTAACTTTTTCTGAATTAACAGATGATCAAACTTTTTGGAAAGGTTGCCAAACATGTATAAACTATGATGTTTTAACGCGTACAAAACAAAAAATGTGTTTGTGTACGGGTATGTTATATGATCCTAATAAACAAAATAAAGAAGAAACAAAAGAGGTTAAAGAAACCCGATTTGAAAAATTAAAAAAATTTAGACAGCAATTGTTTTTAAAAAAAGATAAAAAATGAAAAAATTAGTAATTGCGTATAGTGGTGGATTAGATACTTCATACTGTGCAGTAAGTTTATCAAAAGAATATGATGTGCATGCAGTTAGTGTAAATACGGGAGGTTTTTCTGATGAAGAAATTTCTCATATTGAAAGTAACGCATACAAAATGGGCGTTTCAACTTATAAAAATATTGATGCTATTGCCACTTTTTACAACAAAGTAGTAAAGTATTTAATTTTTGGTAACGTATTAAAAAATAGTACATATCCGCTTTCTGTAAGTGCAGAAAGAATTATTCAGGCAATTGAAATTGTAGAATATGCAAAGAGTATTGGTGCAGAATATATTGCTCATGGAAGCACTGGCGCAGGAAATGACCAAGTACGTTTTGATATGATTTTTCAAACATTAGCACCTGGAATTAAAATTATTACGCCAATTAGAGATGGGAAATTAACAAGACAAGAAGAAATAGATTATTTAAAATCTGAAGGAATTGATATGCCTTGGGAAAAATCTAAATATTCTGTAAACAAAGGACTGTGGGGAACAAGTGTTGGAGGCGTTGAAACGTTGAAATCTGAAAAACCTTTACCAAGTGAAGCATATCCTTCTCAATTAGAAAAAGAAGGTGAAGAAAAAGTAACACTTACTTTTAAAAATGGTGAATTTGTTGCTTTAAACGGACAAGAAAACAAACCAGAAGTTAATATCGAAAATCTAAATAATAGTGCTTCAAAATATGCCATTGGTAGAGACATTCATGTTGGAGATACAATTGTTGGTACTAAAGGAAGAGTTGGTTTTGAAGCTGCTGCTGCTTTAATTACGGTAAAAGCACATCATTTATTAGAAAAACATACCTTAACAAAATGGCAATTACAACACAAAGAATATTTGTCTAGTTTTTACGGAATGCATTTACATGAAGGTCAATATTTAGATCCTGTAATGAGAGATACAGAAGCTTTTTTACAAAGTTCTCAAAAAATGGTTTCTGGTGATGTTATTGTAACTCTAAAACCATATCATTTTTCTTTGGATGGAATTATTTCTGATCACGATTTAATGTCTAGTAAATTTAGCACGTATGGTGAAGAAAATAAAGCTTGGACTGCTGATGATGCTAAAGGATTTATTAAGATTTTAGGAAATCAGAATAAAATATATAGACAAGTAAATAATTAATGTGTAATTGTTGAACTGTGTAACTGTTAAATTTTAGAACAGACTTTTACACGATTAAAGAATTAAACTTTTAAACAATTTTTAAGAATGAAAAATTTAGAAGTAGGAATTATAGGTGGTGCAGGTTATACAGCAGGAGAATTAATTAGATTGTTGCTAAATCACCCAGAAACAAATATTAATTTTGTGTACAGTACTTCTAATGCTGGCAACAAATTGTACAAAGTGCATCAAGATTTAATTGGTGCTACAGAAATTAGTTTTACCAATGAAATTAATGCGGATATTGATGTCTTATTTTTATGTTTAGGTCATGGAAACTCAACTTCTTTTTTAGAAAAGAATAGTTTTTCTGAGAACACAAAAATTATTGATTTAAGTAACGATTTCAGATTAATTGCAGATAAAAATTTTAATGGAAAAGAATTTGTTTATGGTTTACCAGAAATGAATAAAGAGGAAATTAAAACAGCTAAACATATTGCAAATCCGGGTTGTTTTGCAACTGCTTTGCAATTGGCAATTTTACCTTTGGCTGCAAATCATTTATTGAATAATGATATTCATATAAATGCCGTTACAGGTGCAACTGGTGCAGGAACTTCTTTATCTGAAACAACACATTTTACCTATAGAGATAATAATTTCTCACACTATAAAGCTTTTAATCATCAACATTTAGGTGAGATTAATCAGACAGTAAACCTATTACAAGATCGTTTTGATTCTGAAATTAATTTTATGCCAAATAGAGGAAATTTCTCTAGAGGAATTTTTGCAACAACCTACACCAAATTTGATGGTTCTATTGATGCTGCAAAAAAAATGTATAAAGAATATTATAAAGATGCAGCTTTTACATTTGTTTCTGATACAGACATTCATATGAAACAAGTGGTGAATACAAATAAATGTATAATTGGTTTAGAAAAACACGGTAATAAATTACTAATTACAAGTACAATAGACAACTTATTAAAAGGCGCTTCTGGAACAGCAATTCAGAATATGAATTTAATGTACGGGTTTGAAGAAACTTTAGGTTTAAATTTAAAAGCGAATTATTTTTAGTAGTTGCGTGCGCTATTTAAATGGCATCCTTTTTGTGCTAAACTATTCGGCATGAAAAAACATCGTGTAAAGCGCAACTTGGTTCTGAATATCTTCAGGATAAAGTAACGCACAAAAAATAAAATTCCTGCTTTTGTAGGACAGACAAAATAAAGATCAAGTTTTTTAACTTTGAAAATAGTAATAGCATGAAAGTAGCAATTATTGGGGCAGGAAGTTTAGGACAATCAATAGCCAAAGGTTTATTAAAAAATAACGTTGTGAGCTCTTTGTATTTAACAAAAAGAAATACCAATTCTTTAAGTCCATTTAATGAATATAATGAAGTTGTTTTAACTTCGGATAACGCTGAAGCCGTAAAAAATGCTGACATTCTAATTTTTGCTATTCAACCAAGACATTTAGAAAATATTTTAACAAGTGTAAAGCCACTTTTAAAGAAAAACCATGTTTTAGTTTCTGTAATTACTGGGTTTTCAATTGCTAAAATTGAAGCTATTGTAGGTGCTGATACTTTTATTATTCGTTCTATGCCAAATACTGCTGCTGCTGTTGGACAATCTATGACCTGCCTTTCACCAAATGCAAAAGGGAAAGAAAAAGTTGAATTAGCAAAAACTATTTTTAACAGTTTAGGCGTTTCAATGGAAATTCCGGAAGAACAATTACAAGCCGCAACTGTAATTTGTGCAAGCGGAATTGCGTTTTGGATGCGTTTAATTAGAGCAACAACGCAAGGTGCAATTCAGTTAGGTTTTGAAGCGCATGAAGCGCATGAATTAGCAATGCAAACTTGTTTTGGAGCTGCTACATTATTAAAAGAATCTGGCAATCATCCAGAAGCAGAAATAGACAGAGTAACAACTCCTGGAGGTTGCACAATAGAAGGTTTAAATGAAATGGAACACCAAGGTTTAAGCTCTTCTTTAATTAAAGGAATCAATAAATCATTTGATAAAATCAACCAAATAAAAAACTAACAAAATGCCATTATTTAACGTTTATCCTCTTTACGATGTTACACCTGTTTCTGCAAAAGGTGTATTTGTTTATGATGAAAATAATACTGAATATTTAGATTTATATGGCGGTCATGCTGTAATTTCTATTGGTCATGGACATCCAAAATATGTAGAAGCAATTACCAGTCAGGTTGCAAAATTGGGTTTTTATTCAAATGCGATTCAGAATCCGTT is part of the Polaribacter sp. SA4-10 genome and harbors:
- a CDS encoding 2TM domain-containing protein — protein: MSAQKNTFSLIELKKGLLLTVKMTLIFAAFFFLINGNYTIKSFFMTLGISAMHSFSLGLGQGLLNDYLTTKWDWVTQTNTRVWAGIIATVSYTVPVILIIHYVLYVKIFGNSFESLFSERMIWNHLFWMIFTFAISAFLHARGFMIEWKKSVSKETTKQEIVAKTETAKFESLKNQLDPHFLFNSLNVLTSLIGENPNQAEKFTTKLSKVYRYVLEQRNKDLVPIEEELKFAKTYMELLGMRFEDAVQFNIPDAISNNELKIVPLSLQLLLENAVKHNVVSTSKPLTITIYEEDNYLIIENNVNPKETIGKSTKVGLQNIADRYGLITLKGVKIENNNKTFKVSLPLLYKMNDIMYTEDLENSNYVKAVERVEKLKEFYQNLASYCLVIPFLIFINLKFSPGFHWFWFPIFGWGLGLTFHFLEVNNYTIFLGKNWEERKIKEMMDKENQHNRTR
- a CDS encoding DUF2141 domain-containing protein — encoded protein: MKFLAAIITVIILFITNSISAQNKTITATVINSTSDEGKVGFALYNKENFRMEPLQAKQSKILDGKSIVIFENVKAGEYAVICYHDKNENNKMDFQANGMPLEDYGASNNKMNFFGPPSYEDAKFVVTNKSIKLDIKF
- the proC gene encoding pyrroline-5-carboxylate reductase, with translation MKFFNFENSNSMKVAIIGAGSLGQSIAKGLLKNNVVSSLYLTKRNTNSLSPFNEYNEVVLTSDNAEAVKNADILIFAIQPRHLENILTSVKPLLKKNHVLVSVITGFSIAKIEAIVGADTFIIRSMPNTAAAVGQSMTCLSPNAKGKEKVELAKTIFNSLGVSMEIPEEQLQAATVICASGIAFWMRLIRATTQGAIQLGFEAHEAHELAMQTCFGAATLLKESGNHPEAEIDRVTTPGGCTIEGLNEMEHQGLSSSLIKGINKSFDKINQIKN
- a CDS encoding argininosuccinate synthase, coding for MKKLVIAYSGGLDTSYCAVSLSKEYDVHAVSVNTGGFSDEEISHIESNAYKMGVSTYKNIDAIATFYNKVVKYLIFGNVLKNSTYPLSVSAERIIQAIEIVEYAKSIGAEYIAHGSTGAGNDQVRFDMIFQTLAPGIKIITPIRDGKLTRQEEIDYLKSEGIDMPWEKSKYSVNKGLWGTSVGGVETLKSEKPLPSEAYPSQLEKEGEEKVTLTFKNGEFVALNGQENKPEVNIENLNNSASKYAIGRDIHVGDTIVGTKGRVGFEAAAALITVKAHHLLEKHTLTKWQLQHKEYLSSFYGMHLHEGQYLDPVMRDTEAFLQSSQKMVSGDVIVTLKPYHFSLDGIISDHDLMSSKFSTYGEENKAWTADDAKGFIKILGNQNKIYRQVNN
- a CDS encoding GNAT family N-acetyltransferase — translated: MEIVIANETHSIYAEIICKTIEVAAQDRGTGIAKRKPEYVISKMENGNAVIALDDGKFAGFCYIEQWGHGKFVANSGLIVHPDYRNIGLAKQIKQIVFKHSRTKFPDAKVFSITTGLAVMKLNSDLGYKPVTFSELTDDQTFWKGCQTCINYDVLTRTKQKMCLCTGMLYDPNKQNKEETKEVKETRFEKLKKFRQQLFLKKDKK
- the argC gene encoding N-acetyl-gamma-glutamyl-phosphate reductase, whose translation is MKNLEVGIIGGAGYTAGELIRLLLNHPETNINFVYSTSNAGNKLYKVHQDLIGATEISFTNEINADIDVLFLCLGHGNSTSFLEKNSFSENTKIIDLSNDFRLIADKNFNGKEFVYGLPEMNKEEIKTAKHIANPGCFATALQLAILPLAANHLLNNDIHINAVTGATGAGTSLSETTHFTYRDNNFSHYKAFNHQHLGEINQTVNLLQDRFDSEINFMPNRGNFSRGIFATTYTKFDGSIDAAKKMYKEYYKDAAFTFVSDTDIHMKQVVNTNKCIIGLEKHGNKLLITSTIDNLLKGASGTAIQNMNLMYGFEETLGLNLKANYF